The Merismopedia glauca CCAP 1448/3 region GAGCAGTATCCAAAATTCATGCAGAACATCCTTATGTATTTCAAGCAGAGACACAGGAGTATCGGGTAGATTACGAACCAGCAGAATCTACTACAGGGATGTTTGGTGGCAATTCCAACTGGCGCGGTCCAATTTGGTTTCCGGTAAATTATTTGATTATTGAATCGCTGCAAAAATTTCATCACTATTTGGGAGATGACTTTAAAGTAGAGTGTCCCACTGGTTCCGGTCAAATGATGACTCTTTGGGAGGTAGCGCAGGAATTATCCGAACGGTTAAGTCAGATTTTTATGAAGGATGCTTCTGGACACAGACCTGTTTATGGTGGTATAGAGAAGTTTCAAACCGATCCCCATTGGCATGACTTTATTTTATTTCATGAATACTTTCATGGAGATAACGGTGCTGGAATTGGTGCCAGTCATCAAACTGGTTGGACGGGTTTAGTCGCCAAACTAATTCAACAAAGCCGCAATTCTTATGACGAGGAGTGATTAGACCTATGGCAAAGATATTTTTGGGATCTATCTCTTCATACTCATAGGACTTACGCAAGGTTTTATACTTCATTTTCGGAGATGTGTGGTTCCTGATGAAACGAACTATTTTACAGACCACCAGATTACGACAGGATAGTGAAGGCGATACAGATCGGCGAGCCACCTGGCTAGAGCTATTTTATGACTTAATATTTGTGGCAGCAATTGGAGAATTAGCCCATAGTCTCAGTAGCCATTTGAATTTTCCGGGTCTGGTTGATTTTATCGCGTTCTTTGTGCCAATTTGGTGGTGTTGGATTGGTGCCACGTTTTATGCCACTCGTTTTGATAATGATAGCGTGAGCGATCGCCTCTCGATCTTCATCCAAATGGCGATTGTTGCAGCTATGGCGGTTAATGTTCATAGCGGTCTTCAAGCAGCGGCAACGAATTTTGCCTTCTGCTATGCAGCATTTAGAGGTTTAATGGTATTGCAGTACTTGAATGCAGGCTACTGCGTGCCTGTCGCCCGTCCTTTAACCCAGCGCTTCGCTGTTGGTTTTGGTCTGAGTGTCTCGCTTTGGGCGCTGTCGATTTTTGTGCCATCTCCGTGGCGATTTGTGCTGTGGGGAGTTGGATTAATCATTGATTTTGGCACGCCTTTGATTGCAGGTCAGCTAGTAACTAAATTACCTCCTAGCGTGACTCATATTCCCGAACGGGTGGGGTTATTCACTATAATTGTGCTGGGAGAAGCTATTATTGCGGTTGTACAAGGTTTATCGAAATTAAATTTGGGTTTTATTTCGATTATTAGCGCTGTGATTGGGCTAGGTCTCGCTTTTAGTCTTTGGTGGCTCTACTTTAATACGGCAGATGGATCTCCAATTCAAGCGATGAGACAGGGAAAAAAGGGAATTGGGTTAACCTGGCTTTACATCCATTTACCGCTAGTAATGAGCATCACCGCAGCAGGTGCAGCTATTCAGCATTTGATTGCCAAAGGGTTGACTGAAGTGCCTACTGAAATGGAACGATGGGTCTTTTGCGGCGCAACTGCGTTAAGTCTCTGTTGCTTGGCGGGGATTCACTGGCTTACCCGTACGCTGGGGACACTGAAGTTTAGGACTATTCTGAGCGCTTATAGACTTGGTTCAGCAGTTTTTTTACTAATCGTGGCGATCTCAGGTCAGTCATTATCGGGGTTCATGTTAGTAGTTCTAGTAGCAGCAGCTTGTGGGGTGCAAGTTGTATTAGATCTTTTAACTAGTTTATGGCGATCTCATCCCCCATTAGCTCAGTAGACCTCCTGCAAAAGTACTCAGTTGCTGCCAACTTTCGTTAAAACTAAGACGGATATTAGGTTTTGGGGGTTGGGGGTTGGGGTAGCCCTGTCAAGGTGGTGAAGAAGACCCTCAAACTCCCGAAATTGCGTGGCGGGATCTAGCTCGATCTTCTTCTTTTCAAAAGCTAGAGGCAATAAATCTGGTTTCTTTCGGATCGCCAACACCTAGAATGACGCAAATCCGTCGATCGCACCTTGACAGGGCTAGGGTTAGGGGGAATTTCAGGGCAAACGCATCTTATTTTGAGAATACTTACTAGAAAAAGGTTTCAGCTATTATCTAGTTTTGCTACTAAAAAATGGAACCATTGCTGGACAAGGCTTACAGGATTTAGATGCGTTTGCCCTGGGGGGAATTCAGAGACGTTCCGGAAGATCGACTAATAATAAATAATTAGCTGAATGTTCTTCTAACTATTGTTTATAGCGTTTGATTTCGGATTTATGCCGAAGGTCTAGTAAAGGATCGTTGTCATTGAGGCAATAGTCCCAAATAATTGTCATTTGATATCTAATATAAATAATACAAACCAGAACCAAAATATTGACCATTGCTGTTTTCTGGTTGATTTATATAATCTTATATAGCCGCCATACCAAGCTGAATTTTTATCGTGAAAATCCTGGGAATATGAAAAAATATGGCAAATTTAAGTCAGGATATTTGACCTATTAAAATTTATCATATTTCTGGGATTCATTCATCATTATTCCGATGATTTAAACATGGCAAACAAAAACATAATTAGTCTCTATTTATTCACAGCATAACCTCCATTTAAAAACCTGGATTTTTGAGAAGTAAAAATTATTAAGCTGCTAAAGCTGCTCAACAAATGTCAAACAAATGTCAAACAAATAGGTAATTATCGTGAGGATATATGCTTCCTAAAAATTACAAACGTCGTCAATTTATTCAAACTACTGCTTCATTTTCGGCTGGTTTAGCAGCATCGTTAGTTTATCCTCATCGAACTATTGCTAGTGATGATTTTGTAGAAGCGATTGTGATAGGCAGTGGTTTTGGTGGAGCGATCGCAGCTTTACGTTTGGGTCAAGCTGGTGTCAGAACCTTAATTATAGAAAGAGGTAGGCGCTGGCCGATTACATCTTCTCAAAATACATTTGCTACTTTCAATAATCCTGATGGTCGAGCCGCATGGTTAAGTCCCAAAACCGTATTTCAAAATGATGTAGATGTCTATACAGGGGTTTTTGAAACTTTACAAGAAGATGGAATCATCGTTGTCAATGGTGCTGGTTGGGGTGGAGGATCTTTAGCTTATAATGCTATTACTTATCAGCCCAAGCGAGAAATATTTTACCAAGTATTTTCGCCAGAGGTAGTTAACTATGATGAGTTAGCTTCAGTATATTATCCCCGCGTCCAAAAAATGCTCAAACCATCTCCCATTCCTCCAGATGTTTTAGCGACTAGTTACTATGGCAAAACTAGATTTTTTATGGACAATGCCCAAAAAGCAGGTTTACCTAGTTTTTTACTAGACTTAGCTTTAGATTGGGATACAGTTCGTCAAGAAATTAATGGCACCAAAGCAGCTTCTGTAATTGACGGTCAGTGTTGGTGGGGAGTTAATAGTGGAGCTAAAAATAGCTTAGATAAAAACTATCTACCCCAAGCCGAAAAAACTGGATATGTAAACGTAGTTACTTTACATATAGTGACAGAAATTAGCAAGGTTCGTGGCGAACAGAAATACCGCGTTCATTGTACTGAAATTAATGAATCGGGAGGAGTTATTAGACAAAAAACTTTCACCTGTCGCTACTTATTCTTAGCTGCTGGTTCAGTTGGTACTTCCAAACTGTTAGTGAAAGCTAAAGCTAAAGGTACATTACCTAATTTAAATAATCATATTGGTAGACACTGGGGCACCAATGGGGACAACATCACGACTAGGACGGATTTAGGTCCTGTCACTGGTAACGGAGGAACCGCAGGAGCAGCGATTGAATTGCTTACTGGTAACAATCCGATAGTCGTTGAAAGTCTGGAACTTGGGATTAATCCTGATGGCGTACACAGTTGTCTCGGTTTAGGGATTCCTCGACCAGCAGGTAAATTTCAATA contains the following coding sequences:
- a CDS encoding low temperature requirement protein A — its product is MKRTILQTTRLRQDSEGDTDRRATWLELFYDLIFVAAIGELAHSLSSHLNFPGLVDFIAFFVPIWWCWIGATFYATRFDNDSVSDRLSIFIQMAIVAAMAVNVHSGLQAAATNFAFCYAAFRGLMVLQYLNAGYCVPVARPLTQRFAVGFGLSVSLWALSIFVPSPWRFVLWGVGLIIDFGTPLIAGQLVTKLPPSVTHIPERVGLFTIIVLGEAIIAVVQGLSKLNLGFISIISAVIGLGLAFSLWWLYFNTADGSPIQAMRQGKKGIGLTWLYIHLPLVMSITAAGAAIQHLIAKGLTEVPTEMERWVFCGATALSLCCLAGIHWLTRTLGTLKFRTILSAYRLGSAVFLLIVAISGQSLSGFMLVVLVAAACGVQVVLDLLTSLWRSHPPLAQ
- a CDS encoding GMC oxidoreductase, which produces MLPKNYKRRQFIQTTASFSAGLAASLVYPHRTIASDDFVEAIVIGSGFGGAIAALRLGQAGVRTLIIERGRRWPITSSQNTFATFNNPDGRAAWLSPKTVFQNDVDVYTGVFETLQEDGIIVVNGAGWGGGSLAYNAITYQPKREIFYQVFSPEVVNYDELASVYYPRVQKMLKPSPIPPDVLATSYYGKTRFFMDNAQKAGLPSFLLDLALDWDTVRQEINGTKAASVIDGQCWWGVNSGAKNSLDKNYLPQAEKTGYVNVVTLHIVTEISKVRGEQKYRVHCTEINESGGVIRQKTFTCRYLFLAAGSVGTSKLLVKAKAKGTLPNLNNHIGRHWGTNGDNITTRTDLGPVTGNGGTAGAAIELLTGNNPIVVESLELGINPDGVHSCLGLGIPRPAGKFQYNPTTDSVGLRWPTQADNRVVRKTERLFEVLDASLTGRKPKHRTKEGMVPDSINSPTSTNNDAAISGHPLGGAVMGKACDPYGRVYGNPGLYVVDGALIPGSTACTNPSFTIAALAERCLDRIIAQDIKG